The proteins below come from a single Pedobacter aquae genomic window:
- a CDS encoding DUF6427 family protein, whose product MIGQFRSLNFINLFVLFFLVYILRIGLYVQLPESINTGFSEVGNRLLISQSDTIFTPFTNVTLAAIVVFIQALLFNRIVNTFNIIGKSTFLPALVYIVSSSVFTPFLFLSPPLICNFFLLFMVYRILAPSKDMAFITTMFDLGMVTAIGTIFYFPFIGMILILWLALLIFRPFNWREWIAVILGFCTIIFFLGVYYFWNDKLAAFYAIWRPLTSAFPIFVRIQLQDYIVLLPIAIGLLLGFYHLRENFFKSFVQVRKTFQLLFFIFIIAAFTFYLKPDYRINHFHLAVIPVSALLAYYFLQANKKWFYEPLFLCIIGFVVYFQFV is encoded by the coding sequence ATGATAGGACAATTTAGAAGCTTAAATTTTATTAACCTGTTCGTCTTATTTTTTCTGGTTTATATACTCAGAATTGGTTTGTATGTTCAACTACCAGAAAGCATCAATACAGGTTTTTCTGAAGTAGGCAATCGCTTATTAATTTCCCAGTCAGACACCATCTTTACGCCTTTTACCAATGTAACGCTTGCTGCTATTGTAGTTTTTATACAAGCTTTATTGTTTAACAGAATTGTAAATACCTTCAATATTATAGGAAAATCAACATTTTTACCTGCTTTGGTTTATATTGTTTCTTCAAGTGTATTTACACCTTTTCTATTTTTATCGCCACCATTAATTTGCAATTTTTTCTTGCTTTTTATGGTTTATCGCATACTTGCTCCATCAAAAGACATGGCATTTATAACTACCATGTTTGATTTAGGCATGGTTACCGCTATAGGCACCATTTTTTATTTCCCCTTTATCGGGATGATTTTGATACTCTGGCTAGCCTTACTCATTTTTAGGCCTTTTAACTGGCGAGAGTGGATAGCCGTTATATTGGGTTTTTGTACCATCATATTTTTTCTAGGAGTCTACTATTTCTGGAATGATAAACTAGCTGCTTTTTACGCCATTTGGAGACCTTTAACTAGTGCTTTTCCAATTTTTGTCAGAATTCAGCTTCAAGATTACATTGTATTATTACCCATTGCCATTGGTTTGCTGTTGGGTTTTTATCATCTCAGAGAGAATTTTTTCAAAAGTTTTGTGCAGGTTAGAAAAACTTTTCAGCTGCTGTTTTTTATTTTTATCATAGCGGCCTTTACTTTTTATCTAAAACCAGATTACCGTATCAATCATTTTCATCTGGCTGTAATTCCGGTTTCGGCCTTATTGGCATATTACTTTCTGCAGGCAAATAAAAAGTGGTTTTACGAGCCTCTTTTTCTATGCATCATTGGTTTTGTCGTTTATTTCCAGTTTGTGTAA
- the purQ gene encoding phosphoribosylformylglycinamidine synthase subunit PurQ, with protein sequence MKVGVVVFPGSNCDQDLIYVFDKILGQEVVPLWHKDHDLQNVDFIALPGGFSFGDYLRSGAIARFSPIMQEVIAFANKGGYVMGICNGFQILTEAGLLPGGLLHNTNRKFICKNVYLKAQTQNSLVTSAIAPNQVLNIPIAHGEGNFYAHADELKKLNDNDQVLFRYCDAVGNITEEANPNGSIENIAGVCNAGRNVFGMMPHPERAADAILGNQDGLPLFESILKMVNA encoded by the coding sequence ATGAAAGTTGGCGTAGTAGTTTTCCCGGGTTCTAACTGTGATCAGGATTTAATTTATGTTTTCGATAAAATTCTTGGACAAGAAGTAGTTCCTTTATGGCATAAAGACCACGATTTACAAAATGTAGATTTTATAGCCTTACCGGGAGGTTTCTCTTTTGGTGATTACTTACGCTCTGGTGCAATTGCTCGTTTTTCTCCTATCATGCAAGAAGTTATTGCTTTCGCAAATAAAGGTGGTTATGTAATGGGTATTTGTAACGGCTTCCAAATTTTAACAGAAGCAGGTTTACTACCAGGTGGTTTATTACACAATACCAACAGAAAGTTCATTTGCAAAAATGTTTACCTAAAAGCGCAAACACAAAACTCTTTGGTAACATCGGCAATAGCTCCAAACCAGGTTTTAAATATTCCTATAGCGCATGGCGAGGGTAATTTTTACGCTCATGCTGATGAATTGAAAAAGCTAAATGATAACGACCAAGTATTATTTAGATATTGCGATGCAGTAGGAAATATCACAGAAGAAGCTAATCCTAATGGTTCTATAGAAAATATTGCAGGTGTTTGTAATGCAGGGAGAAACGTTTTTGGAATGATGCCGCACCCAGAAAGAGCCGCTGATGCTATTTTAGGAAATCAAGATGGCTTGCCTTTATTTGAATCTATCTTAAAAATGGTGAATGCTTAA
- a CDS encoding glycosyltransferase family protein translates to MKILYAIQGTGNGHISRAKEIVPLLQQYGELDILVSGTQADITLQQEVKYQFHGFSFVFGKKGGVDHWKSYQLMNLRRFWKDMRSIPLNDYDLIINDFEPLTAWACKLQGKRSVSLSHQAAFISDKTPRPLKKGLYAEWILKYYAPTTDHVGFHFQPYDDFIYTPVIRSEIRALNPKNFGHYTVYLPAVDDKILVKYLHLFPKVRWHVFSKHQKTPYQYANVWVKPITNNDYNKSLENCEGLLTGGGFEGPAEALYLGKKVLLVPMKYQFEQECNAEAARLMGVPVVNDINKKFVSYLDTWIKEDFKIKVDFPNQTAAIVEKVVNTYRQ, encoded by the coding sequence ATGAAAATCCTCTACGCTATACAAGGAACCGGAAACGGCCACATCAGCAGGGCAAAAGAAATTGTGCCATTATTACAGCAGTATGGCGAATTAGATATTCTTGTTAGCGGTACACAAGCTGATATTACTTTACAGCAAGAAGTGAAGTATCAGTTTCATGGTTTTAGTTTTGTATTTGGAAAAAAAGGTGGGGTAGACCATTGGAAATCTTATCAATTAATGAATTTACGCAGGTTTTGGAAAGATATGCGTAGTATTCCCTTAAACGATTACGATTTAATTATCAACGATTTTGAACCCCTAACCGCTTGGGCTTGTAAATTACAGGGTAAGCGCAGCGTATCTTTAAGTCATCAAGCTGCTTTTATTTCAGACAAAACTCCTAGGCCACTAAAAAAAGGTTTATATGCCGAGTGGATTTTAAAATATTATGCCCCAACAACAGATCATGTGGGTTTTCATTTTCAACCTTACGATGATTTTATCTATACCCCCGTTATCAGAAGTGAAATAAGAGCATTAAACCCCAAAAATTTTGGTCATTACACTGTTTATCTGCCTGCTGTTGATGATAAGATTCTGGTAAAATATCTTCATCTATTTCCTAAAGTAAGGTGGCATGTATTTAGTAAGCATCAAAAAACGCCTTATCAATATGCTAATGTTTGGGTAAAACCTATCACCAACAATGATTATAACAAGAGCTTAGAAAATTGTGAAGGCTTACTTACCGGAGGTGGCTTTGAAGGACCTGCAGAAGCTTTATATCTCGGCAAAAAAGTTTTGCTAGTACCTATGAAATACCAGTTTGAGCAAGAGTGTAATGCAGAAGCTGCCCGTTTAATGGGTGTGCCAGTGGTGAATGATATCAATAAGAAATTTGTTTCTTACTTAGACACTTGGATAAAAGAAGACTTTAAAATTAAAGTTGATTTCCCCAACCAAACGGCTGCTATTGTAGAAAAAGTAGTGAATACCTACAGGCAGTAA
- a CDS encoding type III pantothenate kinase has translation MANLVIDTGNTFTKIAVFEDDKLVSITKVAQLKEEDLNKIVQKHAIKQLIYASVKQDFTFNIGVPVLKFSHQTKIPIQNLYQTPETLGLDRLAAVIGANHLFSNTDVLVIDAGTCITYDLISKQKEYKGGSISPGLQMRFKAMHEFTGKLPLVTLDEHNNAFYGASTKEALQSGVINGLIFEVTGCINHYLNQHPETKIILCGGDASFFDTRLKNSIFAHQILTEPHLVLIGLNKVVNYQHD, from the coding sequence ATGGCTAACCTAGTCATAGATACTGGTAATACATTTACAAAAATTGCAGTTTTTGAGGATGACAAATTAGTATCTATTACAAAAGTAGCACAGCTTAAAGAAGAAGACTTAAATAAGATAGTACAAAAACACGCTATCAAACAGCTTATTTACGCTTCGGTAAAACAAGATTTTACTTTTAACATAGGCGTTCCTGTTTTAAAGTTTAGCCATCAAACTAAAATCCCTATTCAAAATCTGTATCAAACGCCAGAAACATTAGGCTTAGATAGGTTAGCAGCAGTAATAGGAGCAAATCATTTATTTAGCAATACAGATGTTTTAGTGATAGATGCAGGCACTTGCATCACTTACGATTTAATAAGCAAACAAAAAGAATATAAAGGGGGAAGCATCTCCCCGGGTTTACAAATGCGGTTTAAAGCCATGCATGAGTTCACCGGAAAGTTGCCTTTAGTAACTTTAGATGAACATAACAACGCTTTTTACGGAGCTTCAACAAAAGAAGCTTTACAAAGTGGCGTTATAAACGGATTGATTTTTGAAGTTACAGGATGCATCAATCATTATTTAAATCAACATCCTGAAACTAAAATTATACTATGTGGCGGTGATGCATCGTTTTTTGATACTAGATTGAAAAATAGCATCTTTGCCCACCAAATACTTACAGAACCTCATTTGGTTCTTATAGGTTTAAATAAGGTTGTTAACTATCAGCATGATTAA